Part of the Bacteriovorax stolpii genome, TTATCGAAGCTTTTGGGCAACACCTGATCGCTAAAGGACATAAAGTTGCCGTTCTCGCTGTCGACCCAAGCTCTCCGATTAATGGCGGAAGTATCATGGGCGATAAAACGAGAATGGAAAAACTCTCATCAATGAATGAAGCTTTTATTCGTCCCTCTCCCACTTCAGGTTCATTAGGTGGTGTCGCTTTTAAAACCAGAGAGGCCATCGTTCTTTGCGAAGCTGCCGGTTTTGATTTCATTATCGTTGAAACTGTTGGTGTTGGACAATCTGAATACGAAGTTCATAGCATGGTGGATTTTTTCGCCATTCTTATGCTTCCCAATGCGGGTGACGAACTTCAAGGGATCAAAAGAGGAATTTTAGAACTCGCTGATCTTATCGTTGTAAATAAGGCCGATGGACAGACGATCCAACTGGCAAAAGCAGCTGTTCAACAATACACAGGTGCAGTTGAACTTTTAACTTCTGTTTCTTTATGGAAACCAAAAGTTGTGGCGACTTCGTCTCTGGAAAAAACCGGAATTGATAACGTTTACGACATCATCAGCGAATACAGAACAACTCCTGCCATTGCCGGCGCTTTTAAAACAAAAAGAGCTGAACAAAATAAAAACTGGTTTCATAAACTAGTGCATGAATTAATCGAGCTAAGACTTAATTCTAAAAAAGAATACAAAGACAAACGTGCAAGCCTTGAAAGCGAAGTCACCGCGGAGAAAAAATCTCCTCTAAGTGCCGCCCAAGATTATATTAATGAGGTCCTTAAGTGACCTCGTCGACCTTTTGCATTCTCCCTTGGTTGCATTCGGCAATCGAGGCAGATGGGCGAGCATTTCCTTGCTGCCTATCGACGAGAGATAAAGCGATTGGTCACCTTCACCAGAACTCACTGGCCGAAATTTACAATTCTCCCGCCTATAAAAAAATTCGCACAGATATGCTTGAAGGCAAAAAAGTCGCCTCCTGCACTCACTGCTACGATATTGAAAAATGCGGTGGAACTAGTTTAAGACAAGACTCTAACCGCGACTTTCAAAACGAGATCGAAAAGAGAATTGCCGAGACAGCACCAGATGGCACTCTTCCTGAACTTAATATCACTTCTCTTGATTTGCGCTTTTCTAATGCCTGCAACTTCAAGTGCCGCACATGTGGCCCCAATTCAAGTTCATCTTGGTATGAAGATTTTAATGAACTTACTCCCTCAGAGAAATTCACCAAAATCCTAAGACCGACAAAAACCAAAGAAGAATTCTGGAGCATGATAGACCCTATGCTACCGACACTTAAAAAAGTCTATTTTGCTGGCGGAGAGCCTCTACTTGAACCAGATCACTACCTGATGCTGGAAAAGCTTCTGGCCTTAAAAAACACTGATCTTACACTCCACTACAACACCAACTTCTCGGCCATTAAGCTGGGAAATAAAATCACTTTTGATTACTGGAAGCAATTTAGCGATGTAAGCCTTTTTTTAAGTTACGACGGATTTGGAAAAAAAGGCGAATATATCAGAAGCGGTATGGACTGGAAGAAAATCCAGGAAAACCACCGCCAGATGCAGTCTCACTCGCATATCAAATACTACATCACTCCAACGGTGAGTGTGCTCAACGCTTTTCATCTGCCCGAATTCTTCTCGCACCTGATTGAAGAGGAACTCATTACCGATGGAAGTCAGATTGGACTCAATATCGTCCACCACCCGACTTTTTATAATGTGACGATTTTCTCCCAGGCCGAAAAGAAGGCCCTAAGAGACTTATATTTAAATTTCATCGAGAAGAAACTTAAGACATACAAGATCGACAATATCGAGCATTTAATCCAACAACTTCACATGGTACTTAACTACGCTGAAGAAAAAACAGAAGACTCTCCTTCTGATAGAAAGATGTTCTTAATGCAAACAGTGTCTCTTGATAAAGTCAGACAGGAAAAGATGCTGGCCCTTTTTCCTGAACTCATTGGTTTTTACCAATAAAAAAGCCCCAGACAATGCTGGGGCCTTCGTATAAAGCTTTTTTAAAAAAATCTTATTCCGCTTCTACTTCGATCATAAGAACGCCGTTATCAAGAGCATCTCCCGGTTTAACGTGGATAGCTTTAACAACACCGTCTGTTCCACACTTAATCTCGTTTTCCATTTTCATAGCTTCAAGAATTAAAAGTGTCTGACC contains:
- the meaB gene encoding methylmalonyl Co-A mutase-associated GTPase MeaB, producing MMIDFNKLISGDRRTLARAITLLESTKDSDRALAEDLLDKALPHSGKSFRIGITGVPGVGKSSFIEAFGQHLIAKGHKVAVLAVDPSSPINGGSIMGDKTRMEKLSSMNEAFIRPSPTSGSLGGVAFKTREAIVLCEAAGFDFIIVETVGVGQSEYEVHSMVDFFAILMLPNAGDELQGIKRGILELADLIVVNKADGQTIQLAKAAVQQYTGAVELLTSVSLWKPKVVATSSLEKTGIDNVYDIISEYRTTPAIAGAFKTKRAEQNKNWFHKLVHELIELRLNSKKEYKDKRASLESEVTAEKKSPLSAAQDYINEVLK
- a CDS encoding twitch domain-containing radical SAM protein produces the protein MTSSTFCILPWLHSAIEADGRAFPCCLSTRDKAIGHLHQNSLAEIYNSPAYKKIRTDMLEGKKVASCTHCYDIEKCGGTSLRQDSNRDFQNEIEKRIAETAPDGTLPELNITSLDLRFSNACNFKCRTCGPNSSSSWYEDFNELTPSEKFTKILRPTKTKEEFWSMIDPMLPTLKKVYFAGGEPLLEPDHYLMLEKLLALKNTDLTLHYNTNFSAIKLGNKITFDYWKQFSDVSLFLSYDGFGKKGEYIRSGMDWKKIQENHRQMQSHSHIKYYITPTVSVLNAFHLPEFFSHLIEEELITDGSQIGLNIVHHPTFYNVTIFSQAEKKALRDLYLNFIEKKLKTYKIDNIEHLIQQLHMVLNYAEEKTEDSPSDRKMFLMQTVSLDKVRQEKMLALFPELIGFYQ